GGGCGCGGCGGGCGCCGGATGCCAGACGGGCGGTACGCAACTCACTCCGACTCTCTCCCTCGACGCCCTCGGGGCGGGTCTCGCGGCGGCCTATGACGGCCTGATGCTCGAGACCGTGCCGGAGCGGCTGGGCGCCCTCCTGCGCGAGCTGGAGCACCGCCAGGCCGCGCAGCCCGCGAGCGCGGACGAGGTGCCGCGGCCCGACGACGCGGGCGGCGCGCCGGGGGGAGCGGCGTCCACCCGGCTCGCCCTGCTCGTCGGCGACGTGCCGGGGGCCGATGAGGCCGCTTCCCTGCTGGCGCGCGCCGGCCTCGAGACGCTGCGCTGTCCCGACCCGGATGCCGGCCTCGACGCCCTGCGCCTGCGCGGCGACGCCGTCGCCCTGGTCCTGATCGGCCTGCCGACCGGGCGGACCGGTGGGCTCGACGGTGCGGGGCTCGCCCGCGCGGTCGCGACGCTCTGGCCCACGATCCACCTCGTCGTCGCCCAGCCGCCGCGCGCCGACGGCCCGGTGCCCGACGCGCGCCTGCCGCCCCAGGCAGTGCCGCTGGACCGGGCGCCCGACCTGCTCGCCCTCGCCGAGCACGCGGCTCGCAACCCGCGCCCGCCCGTGGATTGAGCCGATCGCGGACGGGCGCCCCGGGTCCCGCGCCGAACGCCGGCGGCAAGGTGCGAAGCAAGGTGCGGGGAATGGCGGTCATCCGTCCGGCGAACCTCCATATGATGACCTCTGCCGATTTGATCGGCACGGTGGTCCTGGCTTAGGCTTCCGGGTCTCGGGCTCTCCAGGGGCGCTCCCTCCAGGGGAGTTCGGAGGTCGGAGGAACCGGCATCGAGACGGGCGTGGAACGGATCGGGGGATCTGGGGATGAAGACGAACGACCGCGACAGCTATCAGGCCGAGTACGCCGCGACGGCGGGGCAGCAGGCCGCCTTCTTCCGCGAGCAGGCGGAGCGGCACCGCCAGCAGGCCGAGCAGGCCCGGGTCTTCGCCGAGCTGAGCCCCGGCGAGGAGAGCCGGGAGCAGAACCGGCGAGCCGAGCGGCTCGAGACCCTGGGGCGGCACGGCGACACCATGGCGGCCGCCTTCGAGGCCCGCGCACGGCGCGGCTGACGATCCGAGGGGGCCCGACCGCCTCCACCGCCGAAGCCCTCGCCTCAACAAGTCCCTCACGCCAACGAGCCGCGGCCGGCGGCCGCGGCGAGACGGAACCCTCGTGCCGATCCTCTCCGTCGACCACGTCACCACCTACCGCTACCGGCAACCGGTCGGCTTCGGCGAGCACCGGCTCCTGTTCCGGCCCCGGGACAGCTACGACCAGCGCCTGATCGCGGCCTCCCTGGCGATCACGCCCGAGCCGCAGGCGCTCCACTGGATCCACGACGTGTTCGGGAACTGCGTCGCGGTGGCCCGCTTCCGCGGCCGCGCGGCGGAGCTTCGCTTCGCCTGCCGCATCACCCTCGAGCACACGCCCGAGCCGCCCCTCGCCTTCGCGCTCGCGCCGCGGGCGGCGCGCTACCCCTTCGCCTACGACGCCGACGAGGTGCCCGACCTCGCCCGCTGCATCGAGCGCCAGCACCCGGGCCGGACGGTCGAGGCCTGGGCCCGCGGCTTCCTCGATCCCGACGGCACCGCCGACACCCGCGCCCTCCTCGCCGCGATGACGGACGCCGTGCGCCGGGACTTCGCCTACGAGGCCCGGATCGAGAAGGGCGTGCAGGATCCGGCCGAGACCCTGCGTCTCGGCCGCGGCACCTGCCGCGACTTCGCGCTCCTGATGATCGAGGCGGTGCGCGCCCTCGGCCTGGCCGCCCGGTTCGTCTCCGGGTACATCTACGTCCCGGAGCGCGACGGTGCGACCACCGGTGACGTGCGCGACGGTGCGACCACCGGTGACGTGCGCGACGGCGCGACCAACGGTGACGCGCGCGACGGCGCGACCATCGTCGATGCGCGCGACGGCGCGACCGGGCATCTCGGCGGCGGCTCGACCCATGCCTGGGTCCAGGTCTACCTGCCGGGGGCGGGCTGGGTCGAGTTCGACCCGACCAACGGCATCGTCGGCAACCGCGACCTGATCCGCGTCGCGGTCGCCCGTCATCCGGGCCAGGCGGTGCCGCTCCACGGCAGCTGGATCGGTCGGCCGGAGGATTTCCTCGACATGGCGGTCACGGTCCGGGTGACCGAGATCCCCGCCGGCGAGGTCCGGGCCGGCACCCGCGCGGCGGACCGGCTGGCGGCGGATTAGCCGGGTCGACGAAACTTCGCCCAGCCCCTGCCGCTTCTTCGCGCAGCCCGCGGGGACGCCGAGGCCTTACCCTGCGTTGACTCTCGGCGCGCCGCCGTCACCAGGGAGCCAGCACCGTCATGAGGATCCGGACCGGGTACGCGATCACCTTCGATTCCCCGGCTCCGACGCCGATGCTGCTGATGCTCAGCGTCCATCCGTCCCGGCTCGGCGATTGCCTGACCTCGCCGGCCTTGCGCTTCGACCCGCCGATCC
The sequence above is drawn from the Methylobacterium terrae genome and encodes:
- a CDS encoding response regulator yields the protein MGAAGAGCQTGGTQLTPTLSLDALGAGLAAAYDGLMLETVPERLGALLRELEHRQAAQPASADEVPRPDDAGGAPGGAASTRLALLVGDVPGADEAASLLARAGLETLRCPDPDAGLDALRLRGDAVALVLIGLPTGRTGGLDGAGLARAVATLWPTIHLVVAQPPRADGPVPDARLPPQAVPLDRAPDLLALAEHAARNPRPPVD
- a CDS encoding transglutaminase family protein, translating into MPILSVDHVTTYRYRQPVGFGEHRLLFRPRDSYDQRLIAASLAITPEPQALHWIHDVFGNCVAVARFRGRAAELRFACRITLEHTPEPPLAFALAPRAARYPFAYDADEVPDLARCIERQHPGRTVEAWARGFLDPDGTADTRALLAAMTDAVRRDFAYEARIEKGVQDPAETLRLGRGTCRDFALLMIEAVRALGLAARFVSGYIYVPERDGATTGDVRDGATTGDVRDGATNGDARDGATIVDARDGATGHLGGGSTHAWVQVYLPGAGWVEFDPTNGIVGNRDLIRVAVARHPGQAVPLHGSWIGRPEDFLDMAVTVRVTEIPAGEVRAGTRAADRLAAD